Below is a genomic region from Nitratidesulfovibrio sp..
CGCGCGGTGGCTGGCGAGGCTGACGGAAATGGCGGAGCCGGGAAGGGCGTGGAGGCGGAACTGGACGTCCCCCTGGGCGAGGGGCGCGGACCGCTTGTGGTGCGGGCGGACCGGTTGCTGGCGGCCCTGGGCCGCACTCCGGAAACTGCCGGGCTGGACCTTGCGGCGGCGGGCGTGGCCACCGGGAAGAACGGCGGCATCACCGTGGACGGGCGCATGCGCACCAGCCAGTCGCACATTTTCGCGGCCGGGGATGTGACCGGCGAGTGGCTGTTTACCCACGCGGCAGGGCACGAGGCCGGGGTGGTGGTGGCCAATGCGGTGCTGCGCCTGCCGCGCCGGGCGGACCATGCGCGCATGCCGTGGTGTACCTTCACCGATCCGGAACTGGCTTCGGTGGGCTGCAACGAGCGCATGGCCGCCGAGCGCGGCCTGCCCGTGGACGTGCATGTGGAGTCCTTTGCCGCCAACGACCGAGCCCTGGCCGAAGGCACGCCCGAAGGCCGCCTGAAGCTGGTGCTGCGCAAGGGAAGCAACAGGGTGCTGGGCGTGCAGGCCGTGGGGCCGCACGCGGGCGAGGTGCTGAACGAATGGGTGGCGGTGCTGGGTGGCGGGGTGCGTCTTTCCGCGCTGGCCGGGGCTGTGCATCCCTATCCCACGCTGGGTGAGATTTCGGCCCGCGCGGCGGGCAACGTGGTGTCGCGGGTGCTGTTTTCCGCCGGGGCGCGCAGGCTGCTGCGCCTGCTGTTCGGCTATCGGGGGTGAGCCCAGGCGCTTTGCGCCGTCATGCGGCAGGCCGCTTTGCGCCGTCATGCGGCGGGCCGCCGGGGCGTGGTGCACTGCGCCGTCATGCGGCGGGCCGCCGGGGCGTGGTGCACTGCGCCGCGCATGTCGCCGTCATGTCGCTGTCCGGCGGGCAATGAAGTGCCCCCGAAGACGGTGGCAGAAGCGGGGGTACCGTCTCCGGGGGCTGTTCCGGGGGCATGTTGAGGAAGGATGCGCGGTTCGCGGCTTCCTTCGATGATGCCTGTCTAGCACGCTCATGCACTGTGCGATATTGGGCAGAACGCTAAATTCTTCGGTAGGGAATGCGGTAGGGGCCCCCTATGCGTGGCGCATGGGATGCGCTGCCATGCAGGGGGACGTCCATGCGCCACGGGGGCTTGCCGTTCCGCGATGGTGCGGCGTGCCCGCATGCAACGGTACGGATGTGCGAAGCCGCACGGGATAGGACGAACCGGCACGGAACGGAGCCATGGCCACATGGCTAACGTCACGCGCGGCGCAGATGCATGCAACACTCAATGATACAGGGATGATGCCGATGCCGTTGTTCGGAGCGCACATGTCCGTGGCCGGAGGTATCTGGCGCGCGGTGGACCACGCCGTGGCGGTGGGGGCGCAGGCCTTGCAGGTGTTCACGGCCAACCAGCGGCGGTGGGAGGTGCCCGATCTTTCGGACAGTGACGCCGCACGCTTTCGCGCTGCCGTGGCCGGGTGGGGCGGGGGCTTCGTGGCCTCGCACGCCTCGTACCTGTTCAATCTCGCCTCGCCTGACGAGGACGCCGGTTCACGCTCGGTGCGCGGGCTGGCCCAAGAGATGGGGCGGTGCGGGCTGCTGGGCATTCCGTGGGTGGTGCTGCATCCCGGAGCGCATCTGGCAGGCAATGGCGGGCAGGCCGTGGAACAGGGGGGGCTTCGGGTGGCCGCGCGGCTGGCCGAAGCCTTCAACGCGGCGGGGCGCCTGTATCCCCATGCCGATGGCGTGGGCGTGTTGCTGGAAAACACCGCCGGGCAGGGCACCTGTCTGGGGGGCGACGTGGCGGACCTTGGGCGCATTGTCGATGCCTGCCCGGCCCGCGAACGGCTGGGGGTGTGCATCGATACGGCCCA
It encodes:
- a CDS encoding FAD-dependent oxidoreductase, whose translation is MARTPRHDVDLLVIGGGAAGLTAAAGAGRFGARVVLAEREAALGGDCLHHGCVPSKTLLATARARHVMRRAAFFGLPVPELDPVDFVAVARRIREVQAVIQRHDSPQRFAGLGVDVHFGPARFCDEHTVDIGGRRVRAARILIATGSSAQLPPLPGLDSVSFLTNRELFSLDALPASLLVLGGGPMACEMAQAFARLGSRVTMVLRGPRILPRDDADMAGVVHAALAADGVRVLAGATVKLLRAVAGEADGNGGAGKGVEAELDVPLGEGRGPLVVRADRLLAALGRTPETAGLDLAAAGVATGKNGGITVDGRMRTSQSHIFAAGDVTGEWLFTHAAGHEAGVVVANAVLRLPRRADHARMPWCTFTDPELASVGCNERMAAERGLPVDVHVESFAANDRALAEGTPEGRLKLVLRKGSNRVLGVQAVGPHAGEVLNEWVAVLGGGVRLSALAGAVHPYPTLGEISARAAGNVVSRVLFSAGARRLLRLLFGYRG
- a CDS encoding deoxyribonuclease IV gives rise to the protein MPLFGAHMSVAGGIWRAVDHAVAVGAQALQVFTANQRRWEVPDLSDSDAARFRAAVAGWGGGFVASHASYLFNLASPDEDAGSRSVRGLAQEMGRCGLLGIPWVVLHPGAHLAGNGGQAVEQGGLRVAARLAEAFNAAGRLYPHADGVGVLLENTAGQGTCLGGDVADLGRIVDACPARERLGVCIDTAHACAAGYDLATQEGYARLVAAVDGAVGLGRVRLFHVNDSATPCGARSDRHAHIGLGHVGGAGFARLVRDPRFAAHPMVLETHKGKDLTEDRRNLRVLRALAAGRDPDEVLRDEGAPDREGPKT